One window from the genome of Grus americana isolate bGruAme1 chromosome 2, bGruAme1.mat, whole genome shotgun sequence encodes:
- the TONSL gene encoding tonsoku-like protein has protein sequence MSAERAREIRQLQKAKEKAQRSGSRGQEAALCNQLGEILASHGRYEEALAEHRQELRLLEGAGDGLGCAVAHRKIGERLAELENYEAALKHQRRHLELARSLSDDTEQQRAWATIGRTYMFIADSRSPGEETAAPALPALREAERAFRTSLAIVEEKLEGVVPNRELTEMRTRLYLNLGLVYDSLKESAKRDRYIKKSIFLAEQGRLDEDLYRAYFNLGSIGLREGDRSGALRCLARARDCARRMREKALESECCGCAGQVLLSLGDFAAAKRSLKHAYLLGSRQPRQRHLIRSNLRYATKVTRLQEALEEAVAGDPPAALALCEQLGDAFSKHGDFARAVEYYQKQLSLAEALGRPPGELAVIHVSLATTFGDLKDPARAVHHYRQELALHRGDALEEGKTWLNVALAMEEAGDPPAQLQPCFQTALARAETAGDPRLQRQILRHLHALQVRNGDAEAAAGTAGRLEELGGCGGEEEEEEEEEEEEPESSEAQDESELELSESEGEEDELDGYPKSVPGRRRLSKWNRRNERGETPLHRACIEGDLRRVQLFLRQGHPLNPRDYCGWTPLHEACNHGHLEIVRLLLDRGAALDDPGGPGCEGITPLHDALSCGHFEVAELLVRRGASVTARNARGLTPLGTLEEWVSAYGKELDQETRQRCRDAERLLKEAAAAAGAPPQLESSPLFDAELSERQIPRPRSPAAAAEPEAGDMSPLRPVKKRQRVPGFGAQEGAGPEPEPTEYEATIRGLGSARSLLGGGTAAVPCRQPALIPAEQYLEEEDWLEDDLGGCRGGRKRPRRDPQELAPVLEDTTEPESDGEVPAAAWQQPRRRRSVQSRLTRLVERIPAGRCRERRPPEAAGTPLPAAAEGEGSPPRLPAPLPVPLPAPLPALRVRVRVQDDVFLIPVPQGESLTVGWLAERAAERYYQTRGLLPRLSLQKEGALLAPQDPVGDVLQSNEEVLAEVKCWDVPPLAERYRRACRSLAVEPHPLLLKVTELREQTPALGLGGGLALRPPHFPPLLRALKLQAPLRQLRLRGCGLPDEAAADLLATLATLPALTLLDLAGNRLGAQGLRQLLPRQPGTFQSLEELDLSLNPLGDAGCRPLALLLRSCPALATLRLQACGFADAFSLAGTPRLQTLALSYNALGPAALERLLGDLPCRSLGRLELGCVATTAPHLLAAALGRYLAQDGCALSHLTLAGNRLGDGDVLEVTRCLPACPALVSLDFSANPGIGAAALRALLHALEERSQGLRFLSLAGCSVRLDDATRAEIAAKIQDFRLCGRHVRQSDQQDVGKAWRAPAGTVVRHRKLFCKSL, from the exons aTGAGCGCGGAGCGGGCGCGCGAGATTCGGC agctgcagaaggCGAAGGAGAAGGCGCAGCGCAGCGGGAGCCGGGGGCAGGAGGCCGCGCTCTGTAACCAGCTCGGGGAGATCCTGGCCAGCCATG GACGCTACGAGGAGGCTCTGGCCGAGCACCGGCAGGAGCTGCGGTTACTGGAAGGAGCCGGCGACGGGCTCGGCTGCGCCGTGGCTCACCGGAAGATCGGCGAGCGCCTGGCCGAGCTGGAGAACTACGAGGCGGCGTTAAAA caccAACGTCGGCACCTGGAACTGGCTCGGTCCCTCTCGGACGACACGGAGCAGCAGCGAGCCTGGGCCACCATCGGCCGGACGTACATGTTCATCGCCGACAGCCGTTCGCCGGGGGAAGAGACGGCGGCGCCGGCGTTACCGGCGTTGCGCGAAGCCGAACGGGCTTTCCGCACCAGTTTGGCTATCGTGGAGGAGAAACTGGAAG GAGTCGTGCCGAACCGGGAACTGACGGAAATGAGGACGCGGCTTTACCTTAATTTGGGTTTGGTCTACGACAGCTTGAAGGAATCGGCCAAACGCGATCGCTACATcaaaaaaagcatcttcctcGCCGA GCAGGGGCGGCTCGACGAGGATCTTTACCGCGCGTACTTCAACCTGGGCAGCATCGGCCTGCGGGAGGGCGACCGCTCCGGGGCGCTGCGCTGCCTGGCCCGGGCGCGCGACTGCGCCCGCAGGATGAGGGAGAAGGCACTGGAGAGCGAGTGCTGCGGCTGCGCGGGCCAG GTCCTGCTGAGTTTGGGTGACTTCGCGGCCGCCAAGCGCTCCTTGAAGCACGCCTACCTCCTGGGCtcgcggcagccccggcagcgTCACCTCATCCGCTCCAACCTCCGCTACG CCACCAAGGTGACGCGGCTGCAGGAGGCTCTGGAGGAGGCGGTGGCCGGTGACCCGCCGGCGGCGCTGGCCCTCTGCGAGCAGCTGGGGGACGCTTTCTCCAAGCACGGGGACTTTGCGCGAGCCGTGGAGTACTACCAAAAACAG ctGAGCTTGGCGGAGGCGCTGGGGAGGCCGCCGGGGGAGCTGGCCGTTATCCACGTCTCGTTGGCCACCACCTTCGGGGACCTGAAGGACCCCGCTCGAGCCGTCCATCACTACCGGCAGGAGCTGGCGCTGCACCGCGGCGACGCGCTGGAG GAGGGGAAGACGTGGCTGAACGTGGCGCTGGCCATGGAGGAGGCGGGCGACCCCCCcgcccagctccagccctgcttccAAACCGCGCTGGCACGCGCCGAAACGGCCGGAGACCCCCGGCTGCAG cgGCAGATCCTGCGGCACCTCCACGCGCTGCAGGTACGGAACGGCGACGCCGAAGCGGCTGCCGGTACCGCGGGCCGGTtggaggagctggggggctgcggcggcgaggaggaggaggaggaggaggaggaggaggaagaaccgGAGAGCAGCGAGGCGCAGGACGAGAGCGAGCTGGAGCTGTCGGAGAGCG AGGGGGAGGAAGACGAACTCGACGGCTaccccaagagcgtccccgggcgCCGGCGGCTCAGCAAG TGGAACCGGCGCAACGAGCGGGGCGAGACCCCCCTGCACCGCGCCTGCATCGAGGGCGACCTGCGCCGCGTCCAGCTCTTCCTCAGGCAG gggCACCCCCTGAACCCCCGCGATTACTGCGGCTGGACCCCGCTGCACGAAGCCTGCAACCACGGGCACCTGG aaaTCGTCCGGTTGCTGCTGGACCGGGGAGCGGCGCTGGACGACCCGGGGGGGCCGGGCTGCGAAGGCATCACCCCCCTGCACGACGCCCTCAGCTGCGGCCACTTCGAGGTGGCCGAGCTCTTGGTGCGGCGCGGAGCGTCAGTGACGGCCAGGAACGCCAGG GGTTTGACGCCGCTGGGGACGCTGGAGGAGTGGGTGAGCGCCTACGGCAAGGAGCTGGACCAGGAGACGCGGCAACGGTGCCGGGACGCCGAGCGGCTGCTgaaggaggcggcggcggcggcaggag ccccgccgcAGCTCGAGTCCTCGCCGTTGTTCGACGCTGAGCTCAGCGAGCGCCAAATCCCGCGGCCGCGCTCCCCAGCGGCGGCGGCAGAGCCGGAGGCCGGTGACATGTCGCCGCTGAGGCCGGTGAAGAAGCGGCAGCGGGTGCCGGGGTTCGGCGCGCaggagggagcggggccggAGCCGGAGCCGACCGAGTACGAAGCCACGATCCGGGGCCTCGGCAGCGCCAGATCCCTGCTCGGTGGCGGCACCGCCGCGGTACCATGCCGGCAGCCGGCGCTCATCCCGGCCGAGCAGtacctggaggaggaggactggCTGGAAGACGACCtgggggggtgccgggggggccGTAAGCGGCCGCGCCGGGACCCCCAGGAACTGGCGCCCGTTTTGGAGGACACCACGGAGCCGGAGAGCGACGGCGAGGTCCCGGCAGCGGCCTGGCAGCAGCCGCGGCGCCGTCGGAGCGTGCAAAGCCGCCTCACCCGCCTGGTGGAGAGGATCCCGGCGGGGCGCTGCCGGGAACGCCGACCCCCCGAGGCCGCCGGGACCCCCCTCCCTGCCGCAGCTGAGGGCGAGGGGAGccccccccgcctgcccgcGCCGCTGCCCGTGCCGCTGCCCGCGCCGCTGCCCGCTCTCCGCGTGCGGGTGCGGGTCCAGGACGACGTCTTCCTCATCCCCGTGCCCCAGGG CGAGAGCCTCACCGTGGGCTGGCTGGCGGAACGGGCGGCCGAACGGTATTACCAAACCCGCGGGCTGCTACCGCGCCTCAGCCTCCAGAAAGAGGGGGCTCTGCTGGCCCCCCAGGACCCGGTGGGGGACGTCCTGCAGAGCAACGAGGAG GTGCTGGCGGAGGTGAAGTGCTGGGACGTGCCGCCCCTGGCCGAGCGGTACCGGAGGGCTTGCCGGAGCCTGGCCGTGG AGCCTCACCCGCTGCTGCTGAAGGTGACGGAGCTGCGGGAGCAGACCCCGGCGTTGGGGCTCGGGGGGGGCCTGGCCCTGCGccccccccacttccccccGCTCCTGCGCGCCCTCAAGCTGCAGGCGCCGCTGCGGCAGCTCCGGTTACGCGGTTGCGGTTTACCGGACGAGGCGGCCGccgacctgctggccacgctggcCACTCTGCCTGCCCTCACCCTCCTCGATTTAGCCGGGAACCGTCTCGGCGCCCAGGGGCTgcggcagctcctgccccggcAGCCCGGCACCTTCCAG agcctggaggagctggaCCTGAGCCTGAACCCGCTGGGCGACGCCGGCTGCCGgcccctggccctgctgctgcgGTCCTGCCCGGCGCTCGCCACGCTGCGGCTGCAGGCCTGCGGCTTCGCCGACGCCTTCAGCCTCGCCG GAACGCCGCGGTTGCAGACGTTGGCTCTGTCCTACAACGCCCTGGGGCCGGCGGCGCTGGAGCGGCTCCTCGGCGACCTCCCGTGCCGCAGCCTCGGCCGACTGGAGCTGGGCTGCGTCGCCACGACGGCGCCGCATCTCCTCGCCGCGGCCCTCGGCCGGTACCTGGCGCAG GACGGCTGCGCCCTGAGCCACCTCACGCTCGCCGGGAACCGCCTGGGTGACGGCGACGTCCTGGAGGTGACCAG GTGCCTCCCGGCGTGTCCGGCTCTGGTTTCCCTGGATTTTTCGGCCAATCCCGGGATCGGCGCCGCGGCGCTGCGGGCGCTGCTCCACGCCCTGGAAGAGCGGAGCCAGGGGCTCCGGTTCCTCAGTCTGGCAG gCTGCTCCGTGCGGTTGGACGACGCGACTCGCGCCGAAATCGCCGCCAAAATCCAGGATTTCCGGCTCTGCGGCCGCCACGTCCGCCAGAGCGACCAGCAGGATGTCGGCAAAGCTTGGCGCGCTCCCGCCGGCACTGTCGTGCGGCACCGTAAGCTCTTCTGCAAGAGCCTCTGA
- the VPS28 gene encoding vacuolar protein sorting-associated protein 28 homolog isoform X2 — protein MFHGISGPPGMGAPGARPELYEEVKLYKTAREREKYDNMAELFAVVKTLQALEKAYIKDCVSPNEYTAACSRLLVQFKAALKQVQGAEISSIDEFCRKFRLFITVMDKLRLEIRAMDEIQPDLRELMETMNRMSHLPPDFEGRQKVNQWLQTLSAMSASDELDDSQVRQMLFDLESAYNAFNRFLHA, from the exons ATGTTTCACGGTATCTCGGGCCCGCCCGGGATGGGAG CCCCCGGGGCCAGACCGGAGCTGTACGAG GAGGTGAAGCTCTACAAGACCGCCCgggagagggagaa GTACGACAACATGGCGGAGCTCTTCGCGGTGGTGAAGACGCTGCAGGCGCTGGAGAAAGCGTACATCAAGGACTGCGTCTCCCCCAACGA GTACACGGCGGCCTGTTCCCGGCTCCTCGTTCAGTTCAAAGCCGCCCTCAAACAAGTGCAGGGAGCGGAGATCAGCTCCATCGACGAGTTCTGCCGAAAATTTCGG CTCTTCATCACGGTGATGGACAAGCTGCGCTTGGAGATCCGAGCTATGGACGAG ATCCAGCCGGATCTGCGGGAGCTGATGGAGACGATGAACCGGATGAGCCACCTCCCCCCCGACTTCGAGGGCAGGCAGAAAGTCAACCAGTG GCTGCAGACGCTCAGCGCGATGTCGGCGTCGGACGAGCTGGACGATTCCCAGGTTCGGCAAATGCTGTTCGACCTGGAATCCGCCTACAACGCCTTCAACCGCTTCCTCCACGCCTGA
- the SLC39A4 gene encoding zinc transporter ZIP4 — translation MTPLLLLLLLGLGATGRDPPGAAEPVSALEALLSSGSGSLPRGAVESLVGIAAGRAQCRAGPCGKCLSADAVLALAGKSGAAAQLEAAEVPWLGAAILVTLRDPPGACRDADADTGPWAARVRALHRAFTGNGTGNGTGSGPGLREVGELLAAVQHNYRGTDSRQVADGGVSQRGVGVSQPCVDAAEVLAAGAAASPRVGAGRVLGALGALVLRGRCLRPPPPPGFFLDYVFHRFGHGAHGLPPEGLSALMEQLGLSPGEQPPSPPPSLPPSPPPQSRPWDTLCLAPPELLEALGLPGGAALSRGDFLRLSPALLHGQRHGAAQHHPEVRSGFGGGARPDPVPAAGAGAVMVSPVSPRPALAATVAAGHRCRGAERGRVAASAASAPGGAQPRGGVPRGGVPHPRRGGGEEPAAPWKLLGVLGGLFAAFLLEKLLGILLHPREEDDPQDDPDCHPHCDPHCPPPRDPPVGQQQQQAGACGEPGKVEDANSNQGRREPQNKGLLALPCVLTLGAAAHSLADGLALGVAFSASWRSGAATALALLCHELPHALGDAAVLAQAGLSARRVLALRLGGSVPAVPGLCTGLALGTARSARTWLGAAATGLLLHLGLCDVVPAMVSARSRRPWVLLGLQSAGLLGGWGVLLLLALYEESILL, via the exons ATGAccccgctgctgctcctgctgctcctgggtcTGGGGGCGAccggccgggacccccccggcgcCGCTGAGCCGGTGTCGGCGCTCGAGGCCCTGCTGTCGTCGGGAAGCGGCTCCCTGCCCCGCGGCGCGGTGGAGTCCCTCGTGGGCATCGCCGCCGGCCGTGCGCAGTGCCGCGCCGGGCCGTGTGGAAAG TGCCTCTCGGCGGACGCCGTCCTGGCGCTGGCGGGGAAGTCGGGTGCCGCAGCCCAGCTGGAGGCCGCCGAGGTGCCGTGGTTGGGCGCCGCCATCCTGGTCACCCTGCGGGACCCCCCCGGCGCCTGCCGCGACGCCGACGCCGACACGGGGCCCTGGGCCGCGCGCGTCCGGGCGCTGCACCGCGCCTTCACCGGTAACGGCACCGGTAACGGCACCGGCAGCGGCCCTGGGCTGCGGGAGGTGGGGGAGCTGCTGGCGGCCGTGCAACACAACTACCGCGGCACCGACAGCCGCCAG gttgcCGATGGCGGCGTGTCACAGCGCGGCGTCGGCGTGTCGCAGCCCTGCGTGGACGCGGCGGAGGTGCTGGCGGCCGGCGCGGCGGCGTCCCCGCGGGTGGGGGCCGGGCGGGTGCTGGGCGCGCTGGGTGCCCTGGTGCTGCGCGGCCGCTGCctgcgccccccgcccccccccggcttCTTCCTCGACTACGTCTTCCACCGCTTCGGCCACGGGGCCCACGGGCTGCCCCCCGAGG GGCTGAGCGCCCTGAtggagcagctggggctgagccctggggagcagcccccctcccctcccccctccctgcccccctccccgcccccccagaGCCGGCCCTGGGACACC ctgtgCCTGGCCCCCCCCGAGCTGCTGGAGGcgctggggctgcccgggggggcTGCGCTGAGCCGGGGCGATTTCCTGCGCCTGAGCCCCGCGCTGCTGCA CGGCCAGCGCCAcggagcagctcagcaccatccAGA GGTACGCAGTGGGTTTGGCGGCGGCGCTCGGCCTGATCCTGTGCCCGCTGCTGGCGCTGGCGCTGTTATGGTGTCGCCCGTGTCACCGCGCCCGGCGTTGGCTGCAACCGTTGCTGCTGGGCACCGCTGCCGGGGCGCTGAGCGGGGACGCGTTGCTGCATCTGCTGCCtcag ctcctgggggtGCACAGCCACGGGGAGGGGTCCCACGAGGAGGGGTCCCCCACCCACgaagaggggggggggaggagccGGCGGCGCCCTGGAAGctcctgggggtgctgggggggctctTTGCCGCCTTCctgctggagaagctgctggggATCCTGCTGCACCCccgggaggag GATGACCCCCAGGATGACCCCGACTGTCACCCCCACTGCGACCCccactgtccccccccccgtgacccccccgtggggcagcagcagcagcaggcggGGGCCTGCGGGGAGCcg GGCAAGGTGGAAGATGCCAACAGCAACCAGGGCCGGCGGGAGCCGCAGAACAAGG GGCTCCTCGCGCTGCCGTGCGTGCTGACGTTGGGCGCCGCCGCCCACAGCCTGGCGGACGGGCTCGCGCTGGGCGTCGCCTTTAGCGCCTCCtggcggagcggggcggccaCGGCGCTGGCGCTGCTTTGCCACGAGCTGCCCCACGCGCTCg GGGACGCGGCGGTGCTGGCGCAGGCGGGGCTGAGCGCGCGGCGGGTGCTGGCGCTGCGGCTGGGCGGCTCCGTGCCCGCGGTCCCGGGGCTCTGCACGGGGTTGGCGCTGGGCACCGCCCGCTCCGCCCGCACCTGGCTGGGGGCCGCCGCCAccgggctgctgctgcacctcgGCCTCTGCGACGTg GTGCCAGCCATGGTGTCGGCGCGGTCCCGGCgcccctgggtgctgctggggctgcagagcgccgggctgctggggggctggggggtgctgctgctcctggcgCTCTACGAGGAGAGCATCCTGCTGTGa
- the VPS28 gene encoding vacuolar protein sorting-associated protein 28 homolog isoform X1, which produces MFHGISGPPGMGAPGARPELYEEVKLYKTAREREKYDNMAELFAVVKTLQALEKAYIKDCVSPNEYTAACSRLLVQFKAALKQVQGAEISSIDEFCRKFRLDCPLAMERIKEDRPITIKDDKGNLNRCIADIVSLFITVMDKLRLEIRAMDEIQPDLRELMETMNRMSHLPPDFEGRQKVNQWLQTLSAMSASDELDDSQVRQMLFDLESAYNAFNRFLHA; this is translated from the exons ATGTTTCACGGTATCTCGGGCCCGCCCGGGATGGGAG CCCCCGGGGCCAGACCGGAGCTGTACGAG GAGGTGAAGCTCTACAAGACCGCCCgggagagggagaa GTACGACAACATGGCGGAGCTCTTCGCGGTGGTGAAGACGCTGCAGGCGCTGGAGAAAGCGTACATCAAGGACTGCGTCTCCCCCAACGA GTACACGGCGGCCTGTTCCCGGCTCCTCGTTCAGTTCAAAGCCGCCCTCAAACAAGTGCAGGGAGCGGAGATCAGCTCCATCGACGAGTTCTGCCGAAAATTTCGG CTCGACTGCCCGTTGGCCATGGAGAGGATCAAGGAGGATCGGCCCATCACCATCAAGGACGATAAGGGAAACCTCAACCGGTGCATCGCCGATATCGTCTCC CTCTTCATCACGGTGATGGACAAGCTGCGCTTGGAGATCCGAGCTATGGACGAG ATCCAGCCGGATCTGCGGGAGCTGATGGAGACGATGAACCGGATGAGCCACCTCCCCCCCGACTTCGAGGGCAGGCAGAAAGTCAACCAGTG GCTGCAGACGCTCAGCGCGATGTCGGCGTCGGACGAGCTGGACGATTCCCAGGTTCGGCAAATGCTGTTCGACCTGGAATCCGCCTACAACGCCTTCAACCGCTTCCTCCACGCCTGA